The Arachis ipaensis cultivar K30076 chromosome B07, Araip1.1, whole genome shotgun sequence genome includes a window with the following:
- the LOC107610188 gene encoding transmembrane protein 147 isoform X1, whose product MTLFHFFNCAILTFGPHAVYYSATPLSEYDTLGTSIKAAVVYLATALVKLICLATFLKVSESDSFDPYQELLKALIGFIDVAGLYFALAQLTHRNISQNHKFQAVGLGWAFADSVLHRLAPLWVGARGLEFTWDYILQGLEANANLVLSISLAALGSLMWLRKNKPKTLIPIIYVCAGIVATMPSITRFLLHSLHYLRRGLGWHFPKIVGFELFTSLVMAFISWQLFSACQRPSL is encoded by the exons atgacgCTATTTCACTTCTTTAACTGCGCGATTCTCACCTTCGGCCCCCACGCCGTCTACTATTCCGCCACTCCCTT ATCTGAGTATGATACACTCGGCACCTCTATCAAAGCCGCCGTAGTTTATTTAGCAACTGCATTGGTTAAG CTCATTTGTCTGGCTACTTTTCTCAAGGTATCTGAAAGCGATAGCTTCGATCCATATCAG GAATTATTGAAGGCTTTAATAGGTTTCATAGATGTTGCGGGACTTTATTTTGCCTTGGCCCAGTTGACTCACAGGAACATCTCTCAGAATCATAAATTCCAAGCAGTTGGACTTG GTTGGGCATTTGCTGATTCTGTTCTACATAGATTGGCACCTCTTTGGGTGGGTGCTAGAGGATTAGAATTTACTTGGGATTACATTCTTCAGGGCCTGGAGGCTAATGCAAATTTG GTGTTGAGCATATCCCTTGCTGCACTGGGATCTTTAATGTGGCTACGTAAAAATAAACCCAAGACCCTCATTCCCATAATATACGTATGTGCAGGAATTGTAGCAACCATGCCATCAATCACAAGGTTCCTTCTTCACTCATTACA CTATCTGAGGCGTGGATTGGGATGGCACTTTCCAAAAATCGTAGGTTTTGAACTCTTCACATCGTTGGTGATGGCGTTTATAAGTTGGCAACTGTTTTCAGCTTGTCAAAGACCTTCACTGTGA
- the LOC107610188 gene encoding transmembrane protein 147 isoform X2, with amino-acid sequence MTLFHFFNCAILTFGPHAVYYSATPLSEYDTLGTSIKAAVVYLATALVKLICLATFLKVSESDSFDPYQELLKALIGFIDVAGLYFALAQLTHRNISQNHKFQAVGLGWAFADSVLHRLAPLWVGARGLEFTWDYILQGLEANANLVLSISLAALGSLMWLRKNKPKTLIPIIYVCAGIVATMPSITSYLRRGLGWHFPKIVGFELFTSLVMAFISWQLFSACQRPSL; translated from the exons atgacgCTATTTCACTTCTTTAACTGCGCGATTCTCACCTTCGGCCCCCACGCCGTCTACTATTCCGCCACTCCCTT ATCTGAGTATGATACACTCGGCACCTCTATCAAAGCCGCCGTAGTTTATTTAGCAACTGCATTGGTTAAG CTCATTTGTCTGGCTACTTTTCTCAAGGTATCTGAAAGCGATAGCTTCGATCCATATCAG GAATTATTGAAGGCTTTAATAGGTTTCATAGATGTTGCGGGACTTTATTTTGCCTTGGCCCAGTTGACTCACAGGAACATCTCTCAGAATCATAAATTCCAAGCAGTTGGACTTG GTTGGGCATTTGCTGATTCTGTTCTACATAGATTGGCACCTCTTTGGGTGGGTGCTAGAGGATTAGAATTTACTTGGGATTACATTCTTCAGGGCCTGGAGGCTAATGCAAATTTG GTGTTGAGCATATCCCTTGCTGCACTGGGATCTTTAATGTGGCTACGTAAAAATAAACCCAAGACCCTCATTCCCATAATATACGTATGTGCAGGAATTGTAGCAACCATGCCATCAATCACAAG CTATCTGAGGCGTGGATTGGGATGGCACTTTCCAAAAATCGTAGGTTTTGAACTCTTCACATCGTTGGTGATGGCGTTTATAAGTTGGCAACTGTTTTCAGCTTGTCAAAGACCTTCACTGTGA
- the LOC107610189 gene encoding uncharacterized protein LOC107610189 — MAMATTVLSAHQNITGATLTSTTTTAKTNKRISKVVHIRGLNSFGGLKATNGVVSMGLPLSTENCFAKMVSSVKANKASNGKKGGALSSTCNAAAEIFTIAAIMNGLVLVGVAVGFVLLRVEAWVEETEAE; from the coding sequence ATGGCCATGGCAACAACTGTGCTCTCTGCTCATCAGAACATCACGGGAGCCACGCTGACatcaaccaccaccaccgccaAGACCAACAAGAGAATAAGCAAAGTAGTGCACATAAGAGGTCTAAACTCATTTGGGGGTCTGAAGGCCACAAATGGAGTTGTCTCTATGGGACTTCCTTTGAGCACTGAGAATTGTTTTGCTAAGATGGTGAGTTCAGTGAAGGCCAACAAGGCCTCAAATGGAAAAAAAGGAGGAGCTCTCTCATCCACTTGCAATGCCGCAGCTGAGATATTCACCATTGCTGCCATCATGAACGGCCTTGTTCTTGTTGGGGTTGCTGTTGGCTTTGTTCTTCTTAGGGTTGAAGCCTGGGTGGAGGAGACTGAGGCTGAGTAA